The DNA segment GCTGATGCGCCAGCTGCACGGGCTCGTCGACGCCGGGCACACCGTCGTCGTGGTCGAGCACGACATGTCCGTCGTCGCGGGCGCGGACTGGGTGATCGACCTGGGGCCGGGCGGTGGTGACGCGGGCGGACGGATCGTGGCGGCGGGCCCGCCCGCCCGGGTCGCGCGGGCGAGCGGCAGCGCCACGGCACCGTATCTGGCCCGGGTCATGCCGTAAGGGGCTCGGGCGACGGGGCGGACGGCGCCGCTTCGGCGACGGCGGCGGGTACGGCTTGGATTCCGCCCTTCGCCGGGAGCGCCACGGTGCGTGACGGCCGGGGGACCCGGACCTGATGGGCCCCCAGCAGCGCGGACACCTCGGCCGCGCGGGCCAGGGACCGGCGGTCGGGACGGCTGCCCGGCGCTATCGGCTCCCGCACGTCCGCCTCCGCGACCAGCTCGCGTGCCCTCACCACCCGCCACACCGAGGTGAGCAGCGAGTCCGCGCCGACGAAGGCGGCCGCCGTGCTGGGCGCGCCCTGGGCCACCCGGTAGCGCAGGCGGACCGGCTGGACCGGGACGCCCGCGTCGAGGGCGGCCTGGAACGCGGCCCGGCGGAAGTGGCCCTGGGCCCGTCCGCACCACGTACTGCCCTCGGGGAAGACGGCGACCGCCTCGCCTGCCCGCAACGCCTCGGCGATCCGGGCCACCGTCTCGGGCAGGGCGCGGATCCGGTCCCGGTCGATGAACAGGGCACCGCTGCGGGCGGTCATCCACCCCGCCACCGGCCAGTCCCGGATCTCCGACTTGGCGAGCATCCGGGCCGGACGGACGGCGGCGAGCAGCGGGATGTCCAGCCAGGAGACGTGGTTGGCGACCAGCAGCAGTCCGCCGTCGGGCGCGGCGCCGCCGTCGATCCGTACCCGGACGCCGGCGGCCCGTACGACCCAGCGGGACCAGCGCCGGACCAGTCCGCCGGGTATCCGCCCGCCGAGCGGGCTGAGCAGGAACCCGGTGATCAGCAGGAGCAGGACCGCCGCGATCCGCAGGGCGGCCAGGGGTACGGCCCTGGCCGGTCCTGTCGCGTCCACGCACCCCTGCGGGGTGCAGGGGGCGCTGGGCCGCCAGAGGGTCGCCACCTCGACGGGGTGGGCCCGTGCGGCCGGTGCGCCGGTCGCCTGGGCCTTGGCGGCGGTCGCCGTGGGGATCCCGACGGCACCGAGGGAGGGGGTGCTCATGGCCGCCACGTCCGTCACGCCGGGACGAGGGAGAGGAAGTGCCGCAGGTAGCGCGAGTTGACCCGGCGCATCGACAGCAGCACGTACATGTCGGCGACCCCGAACTCCGGGTCGTGCGCGGCCTCGCCGCAGACCCATGCGCCGAGGCGGATGTAGCCGCGCAGGAGGGCCGGGAGTTCCATGCGGGCGGCGGGGGCGGGCTCGGTGGGCTGCCAGGGCCGCAGCGGGCGGACCCGGTACTCCTCCGGGGCCAGATGCTTGGCCTGCACCCGGTCCCAGGTGGCCGCGGCGAGCTTGCCGCCGTCGGCCAGCGGGATCGAGCAGCAGCCGGCCAGCCACTCGTGGCCGCGGTCGACCATGTAGCGGGCGATGCCGGCCCAGATGAGGCTGATGACTGCGCCGTCGCGGTGGTCGGGGTGCACGCAGGAGCGGCCGACCTCGACCAGGTTGGGGCGCAGGCCGTCGATGCGGCTGAGGTCGAACTCGCCCTCGGAGTACAGCCGGCCCGCGACCGCGGCCCGCTCCGGCGGGAGCAGCCGGTAGGTGCCGACGACCTGGCCGGACACCTCCTCACGGACGAGCAGGTGGTCGCAGTACGCGTCGAAGGCGTCGATATCGTGACCCGGCTGCGGGGTGGTCAGCTGGGCTCCCATCTCACCGGCGAAGACGTCGTGCCGCAGCCGCTGGGCGGCGCGCACGTCCTCCTCGTTGCGGGCGAGGCCGACGGTGTAGCGGGTGGGTGCCGTGGGCTGCGGGGGACGGTCGACGGTCAGTACGCCGGTCATGGCTTACTCCTGGTCACGGGCCGGGGACGGCGAGCGGAGCTCGGTTGGAGCGGTGCGATGTGCCGCCCCTGTTCTTCCTATGCCGGTTGGCGTATGCGTGACCTGTGCCAGGAGAGTGGATGTGCGAATGTTGAACGGCGCGAGCTGGTACCGGCCGTCCATGTTCCGGTGTCCGGCCGGTCAGCCGGGCGATCCAGTGCTGTTCACCTGACAGGTCCGGAAACGCGAGACGGGGCCGGAGAGCACCACTCCCGGCCCCGCCCGTCCGCACCTTTCGGCGAACGTCTGTTGGGCTTCTGGCCCTACCGCTTCACCTTCCGCGTGGCCCGCAGCCACTCCTTGTTCATGCTCGTGATGGACATCAGCGGGATGCCCTTGGGGCAGGCGGTGGCACACTCTCCGGTGAGCGTGCACCCGCCGAAGCCCTCGTCGTCCATCTGCGTCACCATGTCCAGGACCCGGCTCTCGCGCTCGGGAGCCCCCTGCGGCAGCACGTTCAGGTGGTTGACCTTGGCGGAGGTGAACAGCATCGCCGCCCCGTTCGGACACGCGGCCACACACGCCCCGCAGCCGATGCACTCGGCGTGCTCGAAGGCGAGGTCGGCGTCCGGTTTCGGCACGGGTGTGGCGTGGGCTTCCGGCGCGGCACCCGTCGGGGCGGTGACGTACCCACCCGCCTGGATGATCCGGTCGAACGCCGACCGGTCGACGACCAGGTCCTTGATGACCGGGAACGCCGACGCCCGCCACGGCTCGATGTCGATCGTGTCGCCGTCCTTGAAGGACCGCATGTGCAGCTGGCAGGTGGTGGTCCGCTCGGGGCCGTGCGCGTCACCGTTGATGACGAGCGAGCAGGCGCCGCAGATGCCCTCGCGGCAGTCGTGGTCGAAGGCGACCGGGTCCTCACCGCGGAGGATGAGCTCCTCGTTGAGGGTGTCGAGCATCTCCAGGAAGGACATGTCGGAGGAGATGCCGTCCACGTCGTACGTGGACATGGCGCCGTCGGCGTCGGCGTTGCGCTGCCGCCAGACGCGCAGGGTGAGCTTCATGCGTAGCTCCGCTGGGTGGGGTGGACGTACTCGAAGACCAGGTCTTCCTTGTGCAGCACGGGAGCGGTGCCCGTGTCGGTGAACTCCCAGGCCGCCGCGTAGGCGAACTCGTCGTCCTTGCGGGCGGCCTCGCCGTCCGGCGTCTGCGACTCCTCGCGGAAGTGGCCGCCGCAGGACTCGCTGCGGTCCAGCGCGTCGAGGCACATGAGCTCGGCGAGCTCCAGGTAGTCGACGACTCGGTTGGCCTTCTCCAGCGACTGGTTGAACTCCTCGCCGGTGCCCGGCACCTTGATCCGCCGCCAGAACTCCTCGCGGATCTGCGGGATGCGTTCCAGGGCCTTGCGCAGTCCGGAGTCGGTGCGGGCCATCCCGCAGAACTCCCACATCAGTTCGCCGAGTTCACGGTGGAAGGAGTCCGGCGTACGGTCGCCGTCCACGGCCAGCAGCAGGTTGAGCCGGTCCTGCGTCTCGGCCAGTACTTCCTGCACGACGGGATGCTCGTCGGTGACCGCCTCGTGGTGCGGGTTGCGGGCGAGGTAGTCGTTGATGGTGGCCGGCAGCACGAAGTAGCCGTCGGCCAGGCCCTGCATCAGGGCCGAGGCACCGAGCCGGTTCGCCCCGTGGTCGGAGAAGTTGGCCTCGCCGATCGCGAACAGGCCGGGGACGGTGGTCTGCAGGTCGTAGTCGACCCACAGGCCGCCCATCGTGTAGTGCACGGCCGGGTAGATCCGCATCGGCACCCGGTACGGATCCTCGTCGGTGATCCGCTGGTACATGTCGAAGAGGTTGCCGTACTTGGCCTCGACGGCCTTGCGGCCCATCCGCTCGACGGCGTCGGCGAAGTCCAGGTACACGCCCTGCCCGCCGGGCCCGACGCCCCTGCCCTCGTCGCACACGTTCTTCGCGGCGCGGGAGGCGATGTCGCGGGGCACGAGGTTGCCGAAGGACGGGTAGATGCGCTCCAGGTAGTAGTCGCGCTCGTCCTCGGGGATCTTGTTCGCGGGACGGTCGTCGCCCTTGGCCTTCGGTACCCAGATCCGGCCGTCGTTGCGCAGCGATTCGCTCATCAGCGTCAGCTTGGACTGGTGGTCGCCGGTGCGCGGGATGCACGTGGGGTGGATCTGCGTGAAACAGGGGTTGGCGAAGTAGGCGCCGCGCCGGTGGGCCCGCCAGATCGCGGTGGCGTTGGAGTTCATGGCGTTCGTCGACAGGTAGAAGACGTTGCCGTAGCCGCCGCTCGCGAGTACGACGGCGTCCGCGAAGTACGTGTCGATGCGGCCGGTGATGAGGTCCCGGGCCACGATCCCGCGCGCCTTGCCGTCGACGACGATCAGGTCGAGCATCTCGGTACGCGGGTGCATCTCGACGTTCCCCGCGGCGATCTGCCTGCTCAGTGCCTGATACGCGCCGAGCAGCAGCTGCTGGCCCGTCTGGCCGCGGGCGTAGAACGTGCGCGACACCTGGACGCCCCCGAAGGAGCGGGTGTCGAGCAGGCCGCCGTACTCGCGGGCGAAGGGCACGCCCTGGGCCACGCACTGGTCGATGATCTCGACGGAGATCTGGGCGAGCCGGTGGACGTTGGACTCCCGTGCGCGGAAGTCGCCGCCCTTCACCGTGTCATAGAAGAGGCGGTGGACGGAGTCGCCGTCGTTGCGGTAGTTCTTCGCGGCGTTGATGCCGCCCTGCGCGGCGATGGAGTGGGCGCGGCGCGGGGAGTCCTGGTAGCAGAACTGGACGACGTGGTAGCCCTGTTCGGCGAGGGTGGCGCCCGCTGAACCGCCGGCCAGGCCCGTCCCCACCACGATCACCGTGTGCTTGCGCCGGTTGGCGGGGTTGACCAGCCTGGCCTCGAAGCGGCGCTTGTCCCAGCGCTCGCCCACGGGCCCGGCGGGGGCTTTGCTGTCGACGACCGGTTCGCCGGTCGTGTACTCGGCGTAGGTAGACATGTCAGCTCACCAATCCGGTCATGACGCCCACGGGCACGGCGATGAAACCGACCGTGAGCAGCAGCGCGAGGGTGTCGGCCGTGGCCTTCAGGGCGCGGTCGCGGGTGCGGCTGCCGGCGCCGAGGGTCTGGGCGGCGCTCCAGAAGCCGTGCCGGATGTGCAGGCCGAGGGCGAGCATCGCGACGATGTAGATGACGTTGCCGTACCAGGTGGAGAAGGTGTCCACGACGTTCTGGTACGGGTGGCCCTGCTGGAAGCCGCCGGAATGCACGGTGCCGGTCGTCAGGTCGAGGACGTGCCAGACGATGAACAGGCCGAGGATGATCCCGCCCCAGCGCATGGTCCGCGTCGCGTAGGAGGCGCGCGGCTTCTTGTGCACGTACTTGGTGGGGCGCGCCCTGATGTCGCGGCGGCTGAGCTGGTACGCCGACGTGGCGTGGGCGACGACGGCGACGAGCAGCACGACGCGGATCAGCCAGAGCGTCCACTCGTAGTGCATGAACGGTTCGCCGACCGTGCGCAGCCAGTGGCCGTACTCGTTGAACTCGCCCGCGCCGAAGTAGATCTTGAGGTTGCCGATCATATGGGCCACCAGGTACAGCAGCATGATCAGCCCGCTGACCGCCATCACGGTCTTCTTGCCGACGGTCGAGTCCCACACTGTGCGTGCCATGGACGGCCGTCGGTCCGTCCGCGTTGCCAGAGCCATGGAACAGGACGCTACGGCCGCACCACCTCATCGGTCCAAGACATGGTCCGGCTCGTTTCAATAGGCAGACTCTATGCTGGCTGGATGCAGTTCCAGCAGCTTCAGTACTTCGTGGCGGTCGCCGAGACCCGGCACTTCACCCGGGCCGCCGACCTGGTTCATGTCGCGCAGCCCTCGCTGTCGCAGCAGATCAAGTCGCTTGAGCGGGAGTTGGGCGCGGACCTGTTCCTGCGGGCGCGCGGCAACATCACGCTGACGGACGCCGGGGAGGCCCTGCTGCCGCTGGCCCGGCGCATCCTGGCCGACGCGGACACCGCACGGTACGAGGTGCAGGAACTGGTGCAGCTGCGCCGGGGGCGGGTCCGGCTGGGCGCGACGCCGAGCCTGTGCACGGGCCTGCTCCCGGATGTGCTGCGCGCCTTCCACGACCGCTATCCCGGCATCCAGCTGCTGATCGAGGAGGGCGGCTCGCACGACCTGATCCGGGAGCTGGCCCGCGGCGCCCTCGACCTGGCCCTGGTGGTCCTGCCCCTGCCGCCGGCGTCCCCCGCGCTGACCACGGTGGAGCTGCTGCGCGAGGACCTGGTGGTCGTCTCCTCGCCGGAGGCGCCCCGCCCCGGTGGCGGCCGGCGCACCGTGCGCATCGCCGACCTGGAGGGCGAGCGCCTGGTGATGTTCCGGCACGGCTACGACCTGCGTGAGCTGACGGTGGCCGCCTGCCGTGCAGAGGGCTTCGAGCCGGACTTCGCGGTCGAGGGCGGGGAGATGGACGCGGTGCTGGGGTTCGTGCGGGCGGGGCTGGGGATGGCCGTCGTACCGCGCATGGTGGCGGCCCGGTCGGGCCGGGGGCTGCGGGTCACCCCGCTGACCCGGCCCGGACTGCACCGCACGATCGCGCTGGCGCACCGCAGCGACGTGGCTCCGCCGCGGGCCGCGCGGGAGTTGCAGCGGATGCTGCTGGAGCGGTGAGCGTCAGCCGGCCGTGCGGGGCGTGAGCAGGTCCGGCATGCCGATGCGCTCGTAGAAGTCGGCGCGGACGCCGTCGGCGACGTCGCTGACCCGCTCCGAACCGTCGTCGGCCGGGTCGATGGTGACCCGGAAGGGCCGCTCGCCCTTCGGTGTGCCGACGATACGGACGATGGCTCGGGCCACCTCCATGACGTCGGCGTCGGCGGGTGCCAGGGCGGCCAGGGCCTTGCCGACGTCGTCCATCAGGCCCGCGTAGAAGGCGTCGTACGCCTCGGCGGTGGCCGTGTCCTCAGGGTGCATCGCGTGGGCGAAGTGATTGGTGCCCGAGGTGAAGGAGCCGGGGACCACGATGGCCGTGTCGATGCCGAAGCGGCTCAGCTCGACCGCGTAGCTCTTGGCCAGGTGGTCCATGGCGGCCTTCGCGCCGAAGTAGGGACCGAGGTACGGCGGGGTGCCGCCGTAGGTGCTGGACGACCCCACCCACAGCAGCAGACCGTCCCGTCGGCCCCGCATCTGCGGCAGCACGGCCCGGTTGACGCGCTGCGTGGACAGCACGTTGGTGTCGTAGATCTCGGCGATCTGCTCCGGCGTGAACGACTCGGCCGGGCCGAGGACCATGTGCCCGGCGTTGTGGACGACGACGTCGATCCGCCCCGCCTCGGCGGTGACCTGCGCGACCGCGGCGTCCACGGACTCCTGGCCGGAGACGTCGAGTTCGACGGCACGCAGAGCCACGCCGTGCCGGTCGGCATAGGCCTGCGCGTCCGCGACGGCGGGGGCGTTGCGGCCGGTCGTCTGCCGCATCCCGGCGTAGACCGTGTGTCCGGCGTCGGCGAGGGCGCGGGCGGTCAGGGCGCCGAAGCCGCTGGAGGCACCCGTGACGAGGACGACGTAGGACATGGCGAGCTCCTTGAGGGCTTGCGGAGCGTAGGGGGTGGTGCCGACGCGTCAGGCGAAGGTGATCACGCTGCGGCCGTGGGCGGAGCCCTCCGCCATGGCGTCGAGAACCGCCGGGGCCTGGTCCAGGGCGATCGGCGTGACCTCGGGCAGGATGCCGTGGGCCAGCGAGAAGGCGAGCGTGTCGCGCAGGTCGTGGGGCGAGCCGGAGGGGGACGCGGCCACGTGCAGGCGGTTGAGGACCATGGGCGGGGTGGGCAGCGTGAGCGGCCGCCCACGCCACCGGCCCCGGAACAGGCCCAGCCCGCCCCACTCCGGTCCGGGGCCGGGAACGGGCCCGCAGTCCGCCCAACCCGATCGGCCCCGTCGCCTCAGCCCGTGGCGTCCACCAGTGCCAGTTCGTGGAGTCGGTCCGGTGGGCCCGGGCGGGCGTAGTACCAGCCCTGGGCCGTGTCGCAGCCGAGTATGCGCAGTTGTTCGGCCTGGGCGCCGGTCTCCACGCCCTCCACGGTCACGGTCAGGCTCAGGCTGTGGGCCAGGGAGACGATGCCCTCGACGATCTTGAGGTCGACGGGGTCGGCCGGGAACTGCTGCATGCTCTGCGTGAAGGAGCGGTCCAGCTTGAGGATGCTCACCGGCAGCCGGCGCAGGTTGGCGAGGTTGGAGTAGCCGGTGCCGAAGTCGTCCAGGGCGATGTCGACGCCCATCTCGGCGAGGCGCCGCAGGGGCTTGAGCAGATCGTCGTCGGCGCCGATCAACGCCGACTCGGTGACCTCCAGGCAGAGCGCGTCGGGTGCCACGCCCGCGCGCTCCAGGATGTCCACCGTGTCCTGCACCAGCCCGGGGTGGGTGAGCTGGCAGGGCGAGAGGTTGACGTTGATGCGGAGCGGGCCCGCGTCGACGTTGCGTTCCCGCCACTCGCGTGCCTGGCGCACCGACTGCTCCAGGACCCAGCGGCCCAGCGGAACGATGAGCCCGGTGTGCTCGGCGAGCGGGATGAACCGGTCCGGGCCGAGGACGCCGTGCTGCGGATGCAGCCAGCGCACCAGGGCCTCGGCGCCGCGCACACTGCCGTCGCCGAGGTGGACCAGCGGCTGGTACTCGATGAAGAACTCGCCCCGGTCCAGGGCCGTCGGCAGCGCCGTGGTCAGCCCGTGCCGGGTGATGGCGCGGGCGTCGGCCTCCGGGTCGGCGAGCTCGAAGCGGTTGCCGCCCGCCGACTTGGCCCGGTACATCGTGATGTCGGCGCTGCGCAGCACCTCCGCCGGGCTGCGCTCCCCGGCCGGGCCCTCGACGATGCCGATGCTGCCGCGCACGGTCAGCTCCCTGCCGTCGACGCTGATCGGCGCGATCAGCGCGTTCATGATCCGGGCCGCGAGCTCGTCGACCTCGCGCTCGGTGTCGGGGCCGGTGGTCAGCGCCACGAACTCGTCGCCACCGAGCCGGGCGACCATCTCGCCGGGCGCGGTGGCGCAGGACTGCAGCCGGTCGGCGACCTCGACGAGCATCCGGTCGCCGGCGGCGTGGCCGAGGCTGTCGTTGACGGTCTTGAAGCCGTCCAGGTCGAGGTAGCACAGGCCGAACCGCTGGCCTTGCCCGGCGCCCAGTGCCTTCTCCAGGCGCTCGAAGAAGAAGGTGCGGTTGGGCAGGCCGGTGAGTGCGTCGTGGGTGGCCTCGTAGCGCAGCCGCAGATTGAGCAGGCGGCGCTCGGTGGTGTCCTCCATCAGGGCCAGCTGGTACTGCGGTTCGCCGTCGGCGTCTCGCAGCAGGGAGACCGTGAGGTTGGTCCACAGGACAGTTCCGTCGGGACGGTAGAACGCCTTCTCGACGTGGTAGTGCTCGCGCTCTCCGCGGACGAGTTCCTCGTAGAGCTTCCAGGTCTGCGGCGCGTCCTCGGGGTGGGTCCACTCCATGACCTTGCGGCCCTGCATGGACTGCTCGGACAGGCCGAACATCCGCAGCAGCGCGCCGTTGACCTGCAGGACGTTGCCGTCCAGGTCGGCGATGCCGATTCCTATGGCGGCGCCCTCGAAGACCGCGCGGAAGCGGGCCTCGGTGGCGTGCAGGGCCTGCGCGACCACGCCCTGTGCCTTGAGGGCGGCCGCGGAGATCGCCTCCTGCTCGGCCAGCGTCCGCTCGCGCAGCGCCAGGGCGAACCCGGCGGCCATGGCGTGCTGGAGCCGGGACGAGCGGGCCCGCTGGTCCTCCTGGTCGCCGTCGGTGCCGCAGTACAGCACGAGGTAGGCGTCGACGCAGTCCAGGGAGCGGCTGAGCGCCTCGGGGTCGGTGCAGTGCGCGGCGACGAGCGCGGCGCCGACCGCCTTGCCCTCGTCGGCCTCGAAGGTCCTGGACCTGAGCGCCTCGCTCAACCGCCGGGCCAGCGGCAGCAGTTGCTCCTCGAGCTCCGGCCGGGTCGACGACGTCGAGGTCACCGGGAAGACCGCCCGGCTCCAGATCGTCGCGAACCGGCGCAGTCTGTCCTCCGGCCCGTCCGGCCCCGCGCTCACGCCGTACGTCCCACGCCGGCGAAGCCGGAGAAGGCATACGGATCCTCGTCGTCCGGGGCGGTGTCCGGCCGCCAGAGCGGCATCGGCACCAGTCCGGGTTCCACCATGTCGTACCCCTCGAAGAACCGCGCGATGGCCTCGCGCGAGCGCATGATCAGCGGGTTGCGAATGTCCTTGTACACGTCCACGGTGCCCTTGGCCCGCTCCTCGGGCAGCGGGATTCCCTCGTACGAGGCATGCGTGAGCACCAGCATGCTGCCGGGCGCGAGCGCGTCACGCAGCTCGGCCACCACGGCGTACGGGTCGTCCTCGTCCTCCACGAAGTGCAGTATGGCAACGAGCAGCAGCGCCACCGGCCGGTTCAGGTCGATGAGGCGCTGGACCTCGGAACTGCCCAGGATCTCCTGCGGCTTGAGCAGGTCCGCGGCGACGATGTCCGCGGCGTCGTTGCCGTCGAGGACCGCCTGGCTGTGGGCGACGGCGACCGGGTCGTGGTCGACGTACACCACGCGGGCGCCGGGGACGGCGGCCTGGGCCACCTCGTGGACGTTGCCGAACGTCGGGATGCCGGAGCCGATGTCCAGGAACTGGGTGATGCCCTCGTCGACCGCGAAGCGCACCGCGCGGCGCATGAACGCCCGGTTGGCCTGCATGATCTTGGGGAGCCCCGGCATGAACTCCATGGCCTTGCGGGCGGCGTCCCGGTCGACCTCGAAGTTGTGCGAACCGCCCAGGTAGTAGTCGTAGATTCGCGAGACACTGGGCACCGAGATGTCGATGCTCCGAGGGGCCCAGGCGGGACGCTCCATCTATCTCTCCAAGGCGTAGGCGATCCGGTGTTCGAGCTGAGGCTACTGATCGCCCGCCAAAGGAGCGAGCGGAAACGGAAATTGACCATCCGTTCCCGGTCACTGCCTGTGGCACGTGCCGTATTGATGCCCCACTCACCCGCTACGAAAGCATCCGAAGCATTCCACAGAGTTCCGAACCATGGCGAAAGAGACCGAAGAATCATGGTGAATGGCGGCAAACCGGTCCGCCCCCTGCGCATGAGGCATCAGGGGGCGGACCGGTGGGAGGTGTGATCTTTTACTGCTCCGACGCGCCGATCGGCTTGCCGTCGGGGCGAATGGCGAACCAAGTGCCGCCGACGCCCTGACCGTTGGTGTCGCCGGGCTTCTTGTCACCGGCGAAGGTGTAGATCGGTACACAGTCGATGGTCTGCTGCTTGATCCCGTCGGGCCGGTCGAAGACCACGTAGCCCTGACCCCGGGGACCGGACCCCTTCAGGTCGATACCCTCGGTGTCCTCGGCGTCGACCGGCGCGATGACCGGCCACTTCTCCAGGCACTCGCCGGTGCACGCCGTCTTCATCGGCCAGGGCGAGTCCTTCATGAAGCGGTAGACCGTGTGGCCGTTCTTGTCGATGACGATCTCGCCGAGCTTCGAGTCCTCACGCGTGGACAGACCGGGCAGGTCGCCTGCCTCGGCACCCGCACCGCCCTGCGCCTTCTTGCCGTCGGGCGCGAGCGCGTACCAAGTACCACCGACGCCCTGACCGTTGGCGTCACCCGCGTTGGTGTCCTTCGCGAAGCGGTACGCCGGCCAGCCGTCGACCGTCAGCTGCTTGGTGCCGTCGGTCCGGGTGACCGAGCCGAGCAGCGCCTTGTCGATGCCGGCGCCGGCCGTGGCGTCGTCCGCGGGGACCGGCGGCCACTTCTTGGCGCAGTCGCCGTCACAGCTGGACTTGGGCGGCTCGGCGGTGTCCTTGTCGAAGCGGTACAGCGTCAGGCCGGAGCTGTCGGTCAGCACCTTGCCGAGTTCCTGATTGGTGGAAACGGCCAGCTCACCGGCGGAGGACGGCTTGGTGGCGGCGCTCTCCTGGCCCGCCGCGCCCGAGTCGTAGCCGGTGCCGTTCCCAAGGCCCGTACCGGCGGTCCCGTAATCACCGGCAGCGGCCGTGGCGCCGACGTTCTGGCTGCTCGCCGGCGGGGCCGTTTCCTGCCCACATGCCGTCGTCAGCGCCAGCACTGCCACGGCGCTCACCACGAGCGAGGCGCTCCGCCACGAGGTCTTCATCTTCAACTCCCCATAATCACAAGGGTGTTGCAGCGCCCTGCTGCGCCGCCGCACGACAAGAGGTACGCACGAAAGCCACTCCCGTGTTCAACCGGCGCACAAATTTCTTTCCGGAAGCTGTGAACACCGCCTCCCGTCGCACGCCCGTGCGCCTCGTCGGTTACGCCTCCGTCCGCTGATCAAACCTTTCGAGGGGCATCCGTCGCCCGTTCGGGGTATTCCTCTCACTCTCAGGCCTGTCGCCACGCGCGCGGGGCTCAGGATCTTCGTCGTGCATGGACTCGAACCGATCCAATCCACGCTCACCACACGGGCGTTGACGGTGCTGACGCTGACCTGGCTACTGGTGTCGGCGCCGGCCGGCGTGGCCGGGGCCACCGCCTGCGCGTACGCCGACACTGGCCCGGACGGTGCGAAAGCGGTGGCGGTCGCGGGGAGTTTCACCTGGCCCACTCCCCCGCAGTGCCCGTCGCCCACGCCGACCCCGACTCCCACCCCGACGCCCACGCCGTCGCCCTCTCCGGACCCCACGCCCACGCCACCGCCGAAGCCCACACCCACGCCGAGACCCAAACCGCCACCTCCCCCGCCCCCACCTCCCCCGGCGGCTCCGGCGCCCCCGGCTCCTCAGCCGGTGCCGCCCCGTCCGCGGCCGACCCCCACGCCCGCGCCGCCGCCCCCACCGGCGCCGGCGCCCGCACCGACGCCGTCGGCCGAACCCACCCCGAGTCCGTCCATCGCGCCGGTGCACTACCCGCCCTACCGGGCCACCCAGCACCGGCGGCCGGCGCACAGTGCCCCGTCGCCGCTCATCTTCGTCCTGCTCATCGCGGTACCGGCGATCGTCGCCGTCGCCGCACTGCGTCCGCGCTGACCCTGGAGGCTCCCCTTGCCGGAATGGCTTGTTCTCACCCTCGCGATGCTGGCCGCCTGCGCCGTGGTGGTCCTCATCACCTTCGTCCGGCACCGCACGGCGCCGGACGACGAGGATCCCTCCGACACCCCGGACGTCATCGAGTACATGACGATGTGGATCGGCGTGGTGTACGCCATCGTCCTGGGCCTGGCCATCGCGGGCGTGTGGGAGGGCCGTAGCGCCGCCCAGGACCACGTCCAGGCGGAGGCCGTGGCGCTGCACGAGATCTCGGAGCGGGTGCGGATCTATCCGACCGACGTCCGCGACCGCATTCGGGAGGATGTCAACGCTTATGTCGGACACGTCGTGACCACCGAGTGGAAGACGATGGCCGACGACGGCCGGATGACGGAGCGCGGCACCGAGCTCCTGCAGCGCGTCCGCGAGGACGTCACCGACTACGAGCCCGGGACGGACTTCGAGGCGCAGGCGTACCAGCCGCTCCTCGACCAGGTGACCGCCGCCGACCAGGCGCGCAACGCCCGCGCGAACTCGACCGGGGAGACCATGCCGGGCGTGGTGTGGTTCGGGCTGATCGCCGGCGCCATCGTCACCATCGGGATGATCTTCGCGCTGCAGATCCGGCGCACACCCCGCGAACTGGTCCTGGCCGGGGTGTTCTCCGCACTGATCGCCTTCCTGCTCTTCCTCATCTGGGACTTCGACGCGCCGTACAGCCGTGGCGTCACGGCCTCCGCGGAACCGTTTCTCGAACTCTTCCCACAGGCCAAGGACTGACAGCCCCTC comes from the Streptomyces sp. NBC_00443 genome and includes:
- a CDS encoding fumarate reductase/succinate dehydrogenase flavoprotein subunit, producing the protein MSTYAEYTTGEPVVDSKAPAGPVGERWDKRRFEARLVNPANRRKHTVIVVGTGLAGGSAGATLAEQGYHVVQFCYQDSPRRAHSIAAQGGINAAKNYRNDGDSVHRLFYDTVKGGDFRARESNVHRLAQISVEIIDQCVAQGVPFAREYGGLLDTRSFGGVQVSRTFYARGQTGQQLLLGAYQALSRQIAAGNVEMHPRTEMLDLIVVDGKARGIVARDLITGRIDTYFADAVVLASGGYGNVFYLSTNAMNSNATAIWRAHRRGAYFANPCFTQIHPTCIPRTGDHQSKLTLMSESLRNDGRIWVPKAKGDDRPANKIPEDERDYYLERIYPSFGNLVPRDIASRAAKNVCDEGRGVGPGGQGVYLDFADAVERMGRKAVEAKYGNLFDMYQRITDEDPYRVPMRIYPAVHYTMGGLWVDYDLQTTVPGLFAIGEANFSDHGANRLGASALMQGLADGYFVLPATINDYLARNPHHEAVTDEHPVVQEVLAETQDRLNLLLAVDGDRTPDSFHRELGELMWEFCGMARTDSGLRKALERIPQIREEFWRRIKVPGTGEEFNQSLEKANRVVDYLELAELMCLDALDRSESCGGHFREESQTPDGEAARKDDEFAYAAAWEFTDTGTAPVLHKEDLVFEYVHPTQRSYA
- a CDS encoding GNAT family N-acetyltransferase; translated protein: MTGVLTVDRPPQPTAPTRYTVGLARNEEDVRAAQRLRHDVFAGEMGAQLTTPQPGHDIDAFDAYCDHLLVREEVSGQVVGTYRLLPPERAAVAGRLYSEGEFDLSRIDGLRPNLVEVGRSCVHPDHRDGAVISLIWAGIARYMVDRGHEWLAGCCSIPLADGGKLAAATWDRVQAKHLAPEEYRVRPLRPWQPTEPAPAARMELPALLRGYIRLGAWVCGEAAHDPEFGVADMYVLLSMRRVNSRYLRHFLSLVPA
- a CDS encoding succinate dehydrogenase/fumarate reductase iron-sulfur subunit — translated: MKLTLRVWRQRNADADGAMSTYDVDGISSDMSFLEMLDTLNEELILRGEDPVAFDHDCREGICGACSLVINGDAHGPERTTTCQLHMRSFKDGDTIDIEPWRASAFPVIKDLVVDRSAFDRIIQAGGYVTAPTGAAPEAHATPVPKPDADLAFEHAECIGCGACVAACPNGAAMLFTSAKVNHLNVLPQGAPERESRVLDMVTQMDDEGFGGCTLTGECATACPKGIPLMSITSMNKEWLRATRKVKR
- a CDS encoding lysophospholipid acyltransferase family protein, with protein sequence MSTPSLGAVGIPTATAAKAQATGAPAARAHPVEVATLWRPSAPCTPQGCVDATGPARAVPLAALRIAAVLLLLITGFLLSPLGGRIPGGLVRRWSRWVVRAAGVRVRIDGGAAPDGGLLLVANHVSWLDIPLLAAVRPARMLAKSEIRDWPVAGWMTARSGALFIDRDRIRALPETVARIAEALRAGEAVAVFPEGSTWCGRAQGHFRRAAFQAALDAGVPVQPVRLRYRVAQGAPSTAAAFVGADSLLTSVWRVVRARELVAEADVREPIAPGSRPDRRSLARAAEVSALLGAHQVRVPRPSRTVALPAKGGIQAVPAAVAEAAPSAPSPEPLTA
- a CDS encoding succinate dehydrogenase codes for the protein MARTVWDSTVGKKTVMAVSGLIMLLYLVAHMIGNLKIYFGAGEFNEYGHWLRTVGEPFMHYEWTLWLIRVVLLVAVVAHATSAYQLSRRDIRARPTKYVHKKPRASYATRTMRWGGIILGLFIVWHVLDLTTGTVHSGGFQQGHPYQNVVDTFSTWYGNVIYIVAMLALGLHIRHGFWSAAQTLGAGSRTRDRALKATADTLALLLTVGFIAVPVGVMTGLVS